In Streptomyces sp. SLBN-118, the following are encoded in one genomic region:
- a CDS encoding GntR family transcriptional regulator, producing the protein MAQDAALRLSTVSVVEALAASLHDRVLDGQIPPGTTLAETEIANEYGVSRPTARSAITALVYEGLLHREANKAAYVPRLTRADVEDLFLIRTPLETEAVRVLVERGTVPVTAAERAITDLERLGDDAPHSAFVEPDLRFHQSLIDAVGSPRLSRLYRGIKGEVHLCMAQTQHTLGRERIVAEHGRTLEALQAADVDEAVGRMRAHLDGACRSLRRVFETEDASGRR; encoded by the coding sequence ATGGCCCAGGACGCCGCTCTCAGGCTGTCCACCGTCTCGGTCGTCGAGGCGCTCGCCGCATCGCTGCACGACCGCGTGCTCGACGGGCAGATTCCCCCTGGTACAACCCTCGCCGAGACCGAGATCGCGAACGAGTACGGCGTCTCCCGGCCCACGGCCCGAAGCGCCATCACCGCCCTGGTGTACGAGGGACTCCTGCACCGCGAGGCCAACAAGGCCGCCTACGTCCCCCGCTTGACCCGCGCGGACGTGGAGGACCTCTTCCTGATCCGCACCCCCTTGGAAACAGAGGCGGTACGGGTCCTGGTGGAGCGCGGCACCGTCCCGGTGACCGCCGCCGAGCGCGCGATCACGGATCTGGAGCGGCTGGGGGACGACGCGCCCCACAGCGCCTTCGTCGAACCGGACCTGCGTTTCCACCAGTCCCTGATCGACGCCGTAGGCAGCCCCCGGCTCAGCAGGCTGTACCGGGGTATCAAGGGGGAAGTGCATTTGTGCATGGCCCAGACGCAGCACACCCTGGGACGCGAACGCATCGTCGCCGAACACGGCCGGACACTGGAGGCGCTACAGGCCGCAGACGTCGACGAGGCGGTCGGCCGCATGCGAGCACATCTCGACGGCGCCTGCCGCTCACTGCGGCGGGTCTTCGAAACAGAGGACGCCAGCGGCAGGCGATAG